The following coding sequences lie in one Desulfonatronum thiodismutans genomic window:
- a CDS encoding cupin domain-containing protein, which produces MKKINLFEANGFNDLGLSKFLVHDSPYFKILNFNFRAGQQLPIHSHDIEGQLSILVVEGEGEFLAQDGTLPAKPGDVLVCDISVPHGIKATTDMRTLVTIAPPI; this is translated from the coding sequence ATGAAGAAGATCAATCTGTTCGAAGCCAACGGTTTCAACGACCTGGGGTTGAGCAAGTTTCTGGTGCATGATTCGCCCTACTTCAAAATTCTGAATTTCAACTTCAGAGCCGGACAGCAACTGCCCATCCATTCCCACGACATCGAAGGACAGCTCTCGATCCTGGTCGTTGAAGGCGAAGGAGAATTCCTGGCCCAGGACGGAACCCTTCCGGCCAAGCCCGGTGACGTCCTGGTCTGCGACATCAGCGTGCCCCACGGCATCAAGGCGACAACGGACATGCGGACCTTGGTGACCATCGCTCCGCCGATCTGA
- a CDS encoding D-alanine--D-alanine ligase family protein, whose product MKIGLTYDLRRDYLAQGYTLEQTAEFDSPETIEAIEAGIRSMGLETERIGNLDAVMRALGAGRRWDMVFNIAEGLRGFSRESQVPSLLEAYGIPCTFSDPLLLGLCLHKAMTKRVLRDLKLPTPDFALVESLADLESVNLAFPLFAKPVAEGTSKGVECASLIQTREELSRTCADLLRRFDQPVLVERFLSGREFTVGVVGTGKRARSLGVMEVLLLEGADRLIYSQDNKEEYEERVRYRLVEGVEGTMLSLLALETWRGLGARDGGRVDFRLDEHGAAQILEVNPLPGLHPVRSDLSILCGFQGIAHRDLIRMIMESALERLEVRNVALGQEPDLGVVSAVRLASDCFHPQEPSAALKVDLRGHGQSLVRAA is encoded by the coding sequence ATGAAAATCGGACTGACTTACGACCTGCGCCGGGACTATTTGGCCCAGGGCTATACGCTGGAACAGACCGCGGAGTTCGACAGCCCGGAAACCATCGAAGCCATCGAGGCCGGTATTCGCTCCATGGGCCTGGAAACGGAGCGCATCGGCAATCTGGACGCGGTAATGCGCGCCCTGGGCGCGGGGCGACGCTGGGACATGGTCTTCAATATCGCCGAGGGGCTGCGCGGTTTCAGCCGCGAGTCCCAGGTGCCGAGCCTGCTGGAGGCATACGGCATTCCTTGCACCTTTTCCGATCCGCTGCTGCTTGGCCTGTGCCTGCATAAGGCCATGACCAAGCGGGTGCTCCGGGACCTGAAGCTGCCCACGCCGGACTTTGCCCTGGTGGAATCTTTGGCTGACCTGGAGTCCGTGAACCTGGCTTTCCCCTTATTCGCCAAGCCCGTGGCCGAGGGCACCAGCAAGGGCGTGGAGTGCGCCAGCCTGATCCAAACCAGGGAAGAGCTGTCCCGGACCTGCGCGGACCTGCTGCGCCGCTTTGACCAGCCGGTGCTGGTGGAGCGCTTCCTGTCCGGCCGGGAGTTCACCGTGGGCGTCGTCGGCACGGGAAAGCGCGCCAGATCTCTGGGCGTGATGGAGGTGCTGCTTCTGGAAGGCGCGGACCGGCTGATCTACTCTCAGGACAACAAGGAGGAGTACGAGGAGCGGGTCCGCTACCGGCTGGTGGAGGGCGTGGAAGGAACTATGCTGTCCCTGCTGGCCCTGGAAACCTGGCGCGGTTTGGGGGCCCGGGACGGAGGGCGGGTGGACTTCCGCCTGGACGAACACGGCGCGGCCCAGATCCTGGAAGTCAACCCCCTGCCCGGTCTGCACCCGGTTCGTTCGGATCTGTCCATTCTGTGCGGCTTTCAGGGTATCGCCCATCGGGACCTGATCCGGATGATCATGGAGTCGGCCCTGGAACGGCTGGAAGTGCGAAATGTGGCTCTTGGCCAAGAACCGGACCTCGGGGTCGTATCCGCCGTCCGGCTTGCGTCGGACTGTTTCCATCCCCAGGAACCAAGTGCCGCTTTAAAAGTGGACCTGAGAGGGCACGGTCAGTCGCTGGTCCGGGCCGCATGA
- a CDS encoding GNAT family N-acetyltransferase, giving the protein MSDPMALRDEVRAADIPAIARLAKATGFFTAEEVAVAAELAEERLNKGPASGYHFLFAEDAASCLMGYACFGPIPCTISSFDLYWIIVDPRRQGHGLGKRLIQSAEAEIQALGGTRVYIETSSRDLYHPTRRFYERCGYALEAELKDFYAPGDDKLIYRKFLPAARA; this is encoded by the coding sequence ATGAGCGACCCCATGGCTTTGCGCGACGAGGTCCGGGCCGCGGACATTCCGGCCATTGCGCGCTTGGCCAAGGCCACGGGTTTCTTCACCGCCGAGGAGGTGGCCGTAGCCGCCGAACTGGCCGAGGAGCGCCTGAACAAGGGCCCGGCCAGCGGGTATCATTTTCTGTTCGCCGAGGACGCGGCCAGCTGTCTTATGGGCTACGCCTGCTTCGGCCCCATTCCCTGCACGATTTCCAGCTTTGACCTCTACTGGATCATCGTCGATCCGCGTCGGCAGGGCCACGGCCTGGGCAAGCGCCTTATCCAGTCGGCCGAAGCAGAAATTCAGGCCCTGGGCGGCACCAGGGTCTATATTGAAACGTCCTCCCGCGATCTCTACCACCCCACGCGGCGGTTCTACGAACGGTGCGGATACGCCCTGGAAGCCGAGCTCAAGGATTTCTACGCCCCGGGGGACGACAAGTTGATCTATCGTAAATTCCTTCCCGCGGCTCGCGCCTGA
- a CDS encoding 4Fe-4S dicluster domain-containing protein encodes MTKRLREMRDIVRIDEDLCDGCGICVPGCAEGAIEIIDGKAKLVAEKYCDGLGACLGTCPKDAITVIKREADSFDEEAVEERLHELKASEQAQADQKPKAAPTLGCGCPGSAMATFAPAKPAPGASSAASGPRSAEESVSALTHWPIQIRLIPPHAPFLKGANLLVAADCVPAAYPALHQELLPGKVIMLGCPKFDDAQSYVERFVDIFNQAGINSITVLSMEVPCCAGLAEIVRRALLVSGKHIPYQEIVITRQGRIAPQGRAEFKGMQPL; translated from the coding sequence ATGACCAAGCGACTGAGAGAAATGAGAGATATCGTTCGTATCGACGAGGACCTTTGCGACGGCTGCGGGATCTGTGTACCTGGCTGCGCCGAAGGGGCCATTGAAATCATTGATGGCAAGGCCAAGCTGGTGGCCGAGAAATATTGCGACGGCCTGGGTGCCTGCCTGGGAACCTGCCCCAAGGATGCCATCACGGTCATCAAACGCGAGGCCGACTCGTTTGACGAGGAAGCCGTGGAAGAGCGACTGCACGAACTCAAGGCCTCGGAGCAAGCACAAGCCGACCAGAAGCCGAAAGCTGCTCCAACCCTGGGTTGCGGATGCCCCGGCTCAGCCATGGCCACTTTTGCCCCGGCCAAGCCCGCCCCAGGTGCCTCATCAGCCGCTTCGGGTCCGCGGTCCGCGGAAGAATCGGTCTCGGCCCTGACCCACTGGCCGATCCAGATCCGGTTGATCCCTCCGCACGCCCCGTTTTTGAAGGGCGCGAATCTGTTGGTGGCCGCGGACTGCGTTCCGGCCGCCTACCCGGCTTTGCACCAGGAACTGCTGCCCGGTAAGGTGATCATGCTCGGCTGTCCCAAATTCGACGACGCCCAGAGCTATGTCGAACGCTTCGTCGACATCTTCAACCAGGCCGGGATCAACAGCATCACCGTGTTGTCCATGGAAGTGCCCTGCTGCGCCGGGCTGGCCGAAATCGTCCGCCGGGCCCTGCTTGTCTCCGGAAAACATATTCCGTACCAGGAAATCGTGATCACCCGCCAAGGCCGAATAGCTCCCCAAGGCAGGGCAGAGTTCAAGGGCATGCAGCCTTTGTAA
- a CDS encoding D-alanine--D-alanine ligase family protein: MKILVAHSPLGEVASLDDADVLAQVRAVAEAATRLGHEVEVRPWPEAGFAPDAPGASGAPDAPGPFPDVAADLVVNLVESIQGSARHVHHVPAVLARHGLPCTGSPARALERSTSKLLAKADLTGAGLPTPVWLDHQGRGNAVFPGTYIVKSVWEHASHGLDADNVLAVIGPEELMAAMRERQRNFGGEWFAEAYVPGREFNLALLADPDAAPSLADTPVQVLAPAEIRFLDFPADQPQVVGFRAKWLEQSFEFQNTVRELAFSERDAPLLAELSALALDCWRVFGLEGYARVDYRVDKKGRPWIIDVNANPCLSPDAGFQAALSASGLTFDTALDRIFRAVAVPRRHA, translated from the coding sequence ATGAAGATCCTGGTGGCGCACAGCCCGCTGGGCGAGGTAGCCTCTCTGGACGACGCGGACGTTTTGGCCCAGGTCCGGGCCGTGGCCGAGGCCGCGACCCGGCTGGGCCATGAGGTGGAGGTCCGGCCCTGGCCAGAAGCTGGGTTTGCGCCCGACGCGCCCGGTGCTTCTGGCGCACCAGACGCCCCTGGCCCGTTCCCGGACGTCGCGGCGGATCTGGTCGTCAATCTGGTGGAGAGCATTCAGGGCTCGGCCCGGCACGTACATCACGTCCCGGCCGTCCTGGCCCGGCACGGTCTGCCTTGCACCGGCAGTCCGGCCAGGGCACTGGAGCGCTCCACCAGCAAACTGCTGGCCAAGGCCGATCTGACCGGGGCCGGATTGCCCACGCCGGTCTGGCTGGACCACCAGGGCCGGGGCAACGCGGTCTTTCCCGGCACGTACATCGTCAAGTCCGTCTGGGAACACGCCTCCCACGGCCTGGACGCGGACAACGTCCTGGCCGTGATCGGCCCGGAGGAACTCATGGCCGCCATGCGCGAAAGGCAACGGAATTTTGGGGGGGAATGGTTCGCCGAAGCATATGTTCCAGGCCGGGAATTCAATCTGGCCCTGCTGGCGGACCCTGACGCGGCCCCCAGCCTGGCTGATACGCCGGTTCAGGTCCTGGCCCCGGCGGAAATCCGTTTCCTGGACTTCCCCGCGGACCAGCCCCAGGTGGTGGGTTTTCGGGCCAAGTGGCTGGAGCAGAGCTTCGAGTTCCAAAACACCGTGCGGGAGTTGGCATTTTCGGAGCGGGACGCGCCGCTGTTGGCCGAATTGAGCGCTTTGGCCCTGGACTGCTGGCGGGTCTTCGGCCTGGAAGGGTATGCCCGCGTGGACTATCGGGTAGATAAGAAAGGTCGGCCCTGGATCATCGACGTGAACGCCAACCCCTGCCTTTCTCCGGACGCCGGGTTTCAGGCCGCGCTGTCGGCCTCGGGCCTGACCTTCGACACGGCCCTGGACCGTATCTTTCGAGCCGTCGCGGTCCCAAGGAGGCATGCATGA
- a CDS encoding KamA family radical SAM protein, translating into MEEIMEMDSEPPALLRDAGIGSGPESGFTGLLDGVIGQTFGRPWGGFATRKSTKPSFPLNPRSAAFLAKHYPQTKPGQWNDWRWQLKHRVTSLDELERMLVLSDAEREALRPDLSMLPMAATPYYLSLVDARDAHDPLRRCVIPTMAEHHVLPCEQGDPLAEEHDSPAPGLVHRYPDRVLFLATDFCSTYCRYCTRSRRVGQGSDHGQDIAQGPGRWEPALRYIARNSVVRDVLVSGGDPLTMTDHALEYLLQRLRAIPHVEIIRIGTKVPMVLPQRITTGLVQMLKRYHPLFISIHCTHAEELTPEASAACTRLADAGIPLGGQTVLLKGVNDSVPALTSLFQGLLRNRVRPYYLYQCDQVVGTSHFRTPVTRGLEMIQGLRGHTSGYAVPHFVVDLPGGGGKTPLCPEYLQGRVGEDLVFRNFEGATFRVHDPEPFASRESGGGA; encoded by the coding sequence ATGGAAGAAATCATGGAGATGGACAGCGAGCCTCCCGCTTTATTACGTGACGCGGGCATCGGCTCTGGACCGGAGTCCGGATTCACCGGACTGCTGGACGGCGTGATCGGCCAAACTTTTGGCCGTCCCTGGGGTGGATTCGCGACACGCAAATCCACGAAACCTTCCTTTCCCCTCAATCCTCGCTCCGCGGCCTTTCTGGCCAAGCACTATCCTCAAACCAAGCCCGGCCAATGGAACGACTGGCGCTGGCAACTGAAGCACCGGGTCACCTCTCTTGATGAGCTGGAACGGATGCTCGTACTTTCCGACGCGGAGCGCGAAGCTTTGCGTCCGGACCTGAGCATGTTGCCCATGGCCGCGACGCCCTACTACCTCAGTCTGGTGGATGCCCGCGACGCCCACGATCCCTTGCGGCGGTGCGTGATCCCGACCATGGCGGAGCACCATGTCCTTCCTTGCGAACAGGGCGATCCCCTGGCCGAGGAGCATGACAGTCCGGCGCCGGGGCTGGTCCATCGGTATCCGGACCGGGTGCTCTTTCTGGCCACGGATTTCTGCTCCACGTACTGCCGGTACTGCACCCGCTCCCGGCGCGTTGGACAGGGATCGGATCACGGCCAGGATATCGCGCAAGGCCCGGGCCGCTGGGAACCGGCCCTGCGCTACATCGCCCGCAATTCCGTGGTGCGCGACGTGCTGGTTTCCGGCGGCGATCCCCTGACCATGACGGACCACGCCCTGGAGTACCTGCTCCAGCGGCTGCGGGCCATCCCGCACGTGGAGATCATCCGCATTGGGACCAAGGTGCCCATGGTCCTGCCCCAGCGGATCACCACCGGCCTGGTCCAAATGCTCAAGCGCTACCATCCGCTGTTCATAAGCATCCACTGCACCCATGCCGAGGAGTTGACCCCGGAGGCGTCCGCTGCCTGCACCCGGTTGGCGGACGCCGGCATTCCCCTGGGCGGGCAGACCGTGCTGCTCAAAGGCGTGAACGACTCCGTACCCGCGCTGACCAGCCTGTTCCAGGGCCTGCTGCGCAACCGCGTCCGGCCCTATTACCTCTACCAGTGCGACCAGGTGGTGGGAACCAGCCATTTTCGGACCCCGGTAACCAGAGGCCTGGAGATGATTCAGGGCCTGCGCGGACACACTTCGGGCTACGCCGTGCCCCACTTCGTGGTGGACCTGCCCGGCGGCGGGGGCAAGACGCCATTATGCCCGGAGTATCTCCAAGGTCGAGTCGGGGAAGATCTGGTGTTCAGGAACTTCGAGGGGGCAACGTTCCGCGTGCATGATCCGGAGCCGTTCGCCTCGCGGGAATCAGGAGGTGGAGCATGA
- a CDS encoding ABC transporter substrate-binding protein, translated as MSSRLGKLAVCWLVLLLVAFPAGAAEHSGEAPEDTLRVIAHIAASWVVGNSVVEPMVGVDNENRFVPRLAERWEITDTHMDLYLRQGVVFHDGTPFTSRSVLHNWERYVETAAQVAPYSTLDLRMAVRDVEPLGDHMVRMHFKPDGYVGQMLVYLRAFYMYSPSYFEHTAGRYPPGNQANILQVGPWGTGPYIVREISGGGALSTLERNPDYWRAGYPRTSRLLIHGPAAVDSQTAYQWMIDGKADLFDAGTPSMLPLLAGHAHLHRVIAYPTSHLTTLYNTRKPDTPLSDIRVRQALNFLVDRHTLLRYVSRDTARMVAFILPLDEAEGLQPYPYDPQSAQELLAEAGFGPENPLSIVVGYFISEEKLALAITAMLRAGGVEVELERYVTRQEYYQRIKNYTHGPDNPIEAERWDLSIVQSGLYTNTVATHFEAFFNDGGNRWIEVDHQADDLFLAAMRAKTPEGVHDALAEMEIHLYDQHYSMPLFIWPSIFVMNRRIAQNSFSGSGYLLNLGEIAIDP; from the coding sequence ATGTCATCCCGGCTGGGAAAGCTTGCCGTCTGCTGGCTCGTCTTGCTGCTCGTCGCGTTTCCGGCGGGGGCCGCCGAGCATTCCGGGGAAGCGCCTGAGGACACGTTGCGGGTCATCGCGCACATCGCCGCCTCCTGGGTGGTGGGCAACTCCGTGGTCGAACCGATGGTGGGCGTAGACAATGAGAATCGGTTCGTGCCCCGCTTAGCCGAGCGCTGGGAAATCACGGACACGCACATGGACCTGTATTTGCGGCAAGGAGTAGTATTTCACGACGGCACGCCATTCACCAGCCGGTCCGTGCTTCATAACTGGGAGCGGTACGTGGAAACCGCGGCCCAGGTCGCACCCTACTCCACCTTGGACTTGCGCATGGCCGTGCGGGACGTGGAGCCTTTGGGGGACCACATGGTTCGCATGCACTTCAAGCCGGACGGCTACGTAGGGCAAATGCTGGTCTATCTGCGCGCGTTCTACATGTATTCGCCAAGCTACTTCGAACATACAGCCGGACGATACCCTCCCGGAAATCAGGCCAATATTCTCCAAGTCGGACCCTGGGGGACCGGACCGTACATCGTGCGGGAGATTTCCGGAGGCGGCGCGTTGAGCACTTTGGAACGCAACCCTGACTACTGGCGAGCGGGGTATCCACGGACATCGCGACTCCTGATCCATGGCCCCGCCGCAGTGGACAGCCAGACCGCCTACCAGTGGATGATCGACGGCAAGGCAGATCTGTTCGACGCCGGCACGCCCTCCATGTTGCCCCTGCTCGCGGGCCATGCCCATCTGCACCGTGTCATTGCCTACCCTACAAGCCACCTGACCACTTTATACAACACTCGCAAGCCGGATACACCGCTGAGCGACATCCGAGTGCGCCAAGCCCTGAACTTCCTGGTGGATCGGCATACATTGCTGCGTTATGTTTCCCGAGATACCGCGCGGATGGTCGCCTTTATCCTGCCCTTGGACGAAGCCGAGGGGCTTCAGCCCTATCCCTACGATCCGCAATCGGCCCAGGAGCTGCTGGCCGAAGCCGGGTTCGGACCGGAGAATCCCCTGTCCATCGTCGTCGGATATTTCATCAGCGAGGAAAAGCTGGCTTTGGCCATCACGGCCATGCTCCGGGCCGGAGGCGTCGAGGTGGAGTTGGAGCGGTACGTGACCCGCCAGGAATACTACCAGCGGATCAAGAACTATACCCACGGGCCGGACAACCCCATCGAGGCGGAGCGGTGGGACCTGTCCATCGTGCAGAGCGGGCTGTATACCAACACCGTGGCCACGCATTTCGAGGCGTTTTTCAATGACGGCGGCAATCGCTGGATCGAGGTCGACCACCAGGCGGACGATTTGTTCCTCGCGGCCATGCGGGCCAAAACCCCGGAAGGGGTCCACGACGCCCTGGCGGAAATGGAAATCCACCTTTACGACCAGCACTACTCCATGCCCCTGTTCATCTGGCCCAGCATCTTCGTCATGAACCGGCGCATCGCCCAGAATTCTTTCTCCGGAAGCGGATACCTGCTCAACCTGGGGGAGATCGCCATTGACCCCTAA
- a CDS encoding NADP-dependent isocitrate dehydrogenase, which yields MTKAKNAKIIYTLVDEAPGLATRSFLPVVTAFAEAAGINVATRDISLAGRILAKFPDRLSEERRIPDDLAELGALVREPEANVIKLPNISASTPQLKAAIKELQGKGYDLPDYPEEPKTDEEVEIKARYDAVKGSAVNPVLREGNSDRRAPDSVKNFARKHPHSMGAWTPDSRSQVATMRDGDLRSSEQSTTITEETAGKARIEFVAPSGEATTLKAGMALAVGDIVDAAVMRRNALRTFLAEQIADARDRDLLFSVHLKATMMKVSDPVIFGHVVSVFFQDVFAKHAETFAALRVVPDNGLGDLLVKAATLPEDQRAAIEADIRDALAKGPKLAMVDSDKGITNLHVPSDVIIDASMPAAIRASGRMWGPDGTLHDTKFVIPDSSYAGVYQAVIDDCKAHGALDPKTMGTVPNVGLMAQKAEEYGSHDKTFPAPGEGVIRIVTASGQVLLEQQVKQGDIWRACQTRDVPVRDWVKLAVNRARATGWPAVFWLDDQRAHDRELIAKVRDYLPEHDTTGLDIRIMAPTQAAAFSVQRMRAGENTISVTGNVLRDYLTDLFPILEVGTSAKMLSIVPLINGGGLFETGAGGSAPKHVQQFLAEGHLRWDSLGEFLALAASLEHLAHVTGNPGAKILAQTLDKANGRFLESNKSPSRKCGEIDTRGSHFYLALYWAEELARQQEDTALGGAFAPLAVKLKENEAGINEELLAAQGRPVDIGGYYRPDDKLANTAMRPSRTFNALLDSLAG from the coding sequence ATGACAAAGGCAAAAAACGCAAAGATCATCTACACCCTTGTGGACGAGGCCCCGGGATTGGCCACGAGGTCTTTTCTGCCGGTGGTCACGGCTTTTGCCGAAGCGGCCGGGATAAATGTCGCGACCCGGGACATTTCCCTGGCCGGACGCATTCTGGCCAAGTTCCCGGATCGACTTTCCGAAGAGCGGCGCATCCCCGACGACCTGGCCGAGCTGGGCGCCCTGGTGCGCGAGCCCGAGGCCAACGTGATCAAGCTGCCGAACATCAGCGCCTCCACCCCCCAGCTCAAAGCCGCGATCAAGGAACTGCAAGGCAAAGGCTACGACCTGCCGGACTATCCGGAGGAGCCGAAGACGGACGAGGAAGTTGAGATCAAGGCGCGGTACGACGCGGTCAAGGGCAGTGCGGTGAACCCGGTGCTGCGTGAAGGAAACTCCGATCGTCGGGCCCCGGATTCGGTCAAGAACTTCGCCCGCAAGCATCCCCACTCCATGGGCGCGTGGACCCCGGATTCCCGGTCCCAGGTGGCCACCATGCGGGACGGGGACCTGCGTTCCAGCGAACAATCGACCACCATCACCGAGGAAACAGCCGGGAAGGCCCGGATCGAATTCGTGGCCCCCAGCGGCGAGGCGACCACCTTGAAGGCCGGGATGGCGCTGGCCGTCGGCGACATCGTGGACGCCGCGGTGATGCGTCGCAACGCTTTGCGAACATTCCTCGCGGAACAGATCGCCGACGCCAGGGACCGGGATCTGCTGTTCTCGGTCCACCTGAAGGCCACGATGATGAAAGTCTCGGACCCGGTGATCTTCGGCCATGTGGTGTCCGTCTTTTTCCAGGACGTCTTTGCAAAGCACGCCGAGACCTTCGCGGCCTTGCGGGTGGTTCCGGATAACGGCCTGGGTGACCTCCTGGTCAAGGCGGCCACCCTTCCGGAAGACCAGCGAGCGGCCATCGAGGCGGACATCCGGGACGCCCTGGCCAAGGGGCCGAAGCTGGCCATGGTGGACTCGGACAAGGGCATCACCAACCTGCACGTTCCCAGCGACGTGATCATCGACGCCTCCATGCCCGCGGCCATCCGCGCCTCGGGCCGGATGTGGGGGCCGGACGGCACGTTGCACGACACCAAGTTCGTCATTCCGGACAGCAGCTACGCCGGGGTCTACCAGGCCGTGATCGACGACTGCAAGGCTCATGGGGCTCTTGACCCCAAGACCATGGGCACGGTGCCCAACGTCGGCCTGATGGCCCAAAAGGCCGAGGAGTACGGAAGCCATGACAAGACCTTTCCGGCTCCGGGGGAAGGCGTGATCCGGATCGTGACCGCCTCGGGCCAGGTGCTTCTGGAACAGCAGGTGAAACAAGGGGACATCTGGCGGGCCTGCCAGACCAGGGACGTTCCGGTGCGCGACTGGGTCAAACTGGCCGTGAACCGGGCCCGGGCCACGGGCTGGCCAGCGGTCTTCTGGCTGGACGACCAGCGGGCCCACGACCGCGAACTCATCGCCAAGGTCCGGGACTATCTGCCCGAGCACGACACCACCGGTCTGGACATCCGGATCATGGCCCCGACCCAGGCCGCCGCGTTCAGCGTGCAGCGGATGCGGGCCGGGGAGAACACCATTTCCGTGACCGGAAACGTGCTCCGGGACTATCTCACGGACCTGTTTCCGATCCTGGAGGTGGGCACCAGCGCGAAAATGCTCTCCATCGTCCCGTTGATCAACGGCGGCGGGCTGTTCGAGACCGGGGCCGGGGGGTCCGCGCCCAAGCATGTCCAGCAGTTCCTGGCCGAAGGCCATCTGCGGTGGGATTCCCTGGGCGAGTTCCTGGCCCTGGCCGCGTCCCTGGAGCACCTGGCCCACGTGACGGGCAACCCCGGCGCCAAAATCTTGGCGCAAACCCTGGACAAAGCCAACGGACGTTTCCTGGAAAGCAACAAGTCACCCTCCCGCAAATGCGGCGAGATCGACACCCGGGGCAGCCATTTTTACCTGGCCTTGTACTGGGCCGAGGAACTGGCCCGGCAACAGGAAGACACGGCCCTTGGAGGCGCGTTCGCCCCTCTGGCCGTGAAGCTGAAAGAAAACGAAGCCGGGATCAACGAGGAACTGCTCGCGGCCCAGGGCCGGCCCGTGGACATCGGCGGTTATTACCGCCCCGACGATAAGCTGGCGAACACGGCCATGCGTCCGAGCCGGACCTTCAACGCCCTGCTGGACTCGCTCGCTGGGTAG
- a CDS encoding DMT family protein, which yields MFKPIILLFFSNMFMTFAWYGHLKHMAAKPLVLVILFSWGIALFEYALMIPANRIGINFYTLGQLRVMQEVISLSVFAAFAFVYMKEPLRLDYLWAALCLVGAVYFMFRGGGPVQ from the coding sequence ATGTTCAAACCCATCATCCTGCTTTTCTTCTCCAACATGTTCATGACCTTCGCCTGGTACGGCCATCTCAAGCACATGGCCGCCAAGCCCCTGGTCCTGGTGATCCTGTTCAGTTGGGGCATCGCCCTGTTCGAATATGCGTTGATGATCCCGGCCAACCGCATCGGCATCAATTTCTACACCCTGGGGCAACTGCGGGTGATGCAGGAAGTGATCAGCCTGAGCGTGTTCGCCGCCTTTGCCTTCGTGTACATGAAGGAGCCGTTGCGCCTGGATTATCTCTGGGCCGCCCTGTGCCTGGTGGGCGCGGTGTACTTCATGTTCCGGGGCGGCGGGCCGGTGCAGTAG